A region of Pyxidicoccus parkwaysis DNA encodes the following proteins:
- a CDS encoding SpoIID/LytB domain-containing protein — MLWAATVAALLAATPTFVTRGDVTPEAELRREAESAWSALEARYVAEAGGAPAKAPGTLLLERGTALAPERNAQGRPGRVELRQNTPGVLDERLRVALRHELAHQLLWWACPQSSEDRLFHEAFAVALSGELAAWREAPYQSLSKAASELASAPAVDTPKARRALARLLSESVGFPGALSRRLRQCQDGARWVVPLSVDELADVEVRAAGPATVVLSRHSGEVLLAEGDVRRALPYGSTLKPFLYAAGVDHPVLTPRVGVQEWACGPNLPEKVDARTALLRSCNGYFMDWEAKGSAPEAFGVWGPVLGAVGLTGTPADMADAIGLRSTLALSPWGMAQAYRLLAEARPDVLALLADNVARGTLSELPTSKALAGVATKTGTVRDAASRPQYGWIAAVDKDLVLVAVRPGKMPRHFAQEIPEVLFRVRRQAGLEAARVQVLGLLPAKDVEAQCPGAGFALDGGTPRAAPAQWSRLDGLTARGAAVCLGMPWRVRFPNGPEQGRDYAGVFTWSTPPPYRPPPGVPTSPSAMKARRGSDFVFRTTRLQYTAGVVAAEDVTLKGEARVALARVVAHNEQHSRHAGRPVCDTTHCQAFRGTVRVQRDEAKALGLPPLKWDEWLLFSQGGEEPWKETRPRVDVEGLLGRALVSLRFEKGRALFILTKTEGDSTYESAGSLPCDLLRSGLKLPSCPRTASFDGPSIVFEGRGRGHGEGLDVEAAKASGLDSDTILHEAYGRQRPVPQDDAGS, encoded by the coding sequence ATGCTGTGGGCCGCCACGGTGGCCGCGCTGCTCGCGGCCACCCCCACCTTCGTCACCCGCGGTGACGTGACGCCGGAAGCGGAGCTGCGCCGCGAGGCGGAGTCCGCGTGGAGTGCGCTGGAGGCCCGCTACGTGGCGGAGGCGGGCGGTGCTCCGGCGAAGGCGCCGGGCACCCTCCTCCTGGAGCGAGGCACGGCCCTGGCCCCCGAGCGCAACGCGCAGGGCCGGCCGGGCCGCGTGGAATTGCGGCAGAACACGCCGGGCGTGCTGGACGAGCGCCTGCGGGTGGCGCTGCGGCACGAGTTGGCGCACCAGCTCCTGTGGTGGGCCTGTCCCCAGTCCAGTGAGGACCGGCTGTTCCACGAGGCCTTCGCCGTCGCGCTGAGCGGCGAGCTGGCCGCGTGGCGTGAGGCGCCATACCAGTCGCTGTCGAAGGCGGCGTCGGAGCTGGCTTCGGCGCCGGCGGTGGACACGCCGAAGGCACGGCGTGCCCTCGCGCGACTGTTGAGCGAGTCGGTGGGCTTTCCCGGAGCGCTGTCCCGCCGGCTGCGCCAGTGCCAGGACGGGGCGCGGTGGGTGGTGCCGTTGTCCGTCGACGAATTGGCGGACGTGGAGGTGCGCGCGGCCGGGCCGGCCACGGTGGTGCTGAGCCGTCACTCGGGCGAGGTGCTGCTGGCGGAGGGCGACGTGCGGCGCGCGTTGCCGTATGGCTCCACGCTGAAGCCGTTCCTGTACGCGGCGGGCGTGGACCACCCGGTGCTGACTCCGCGCGTGGGCGTGCAGGAGTGGGCCTGCGGGCCGAACCTGCCCGAGAAGGTGGACGCGCGCACCGCGCTGCTGCGCTCGTGCAACGGATACTTCATGGATTGGGAGGCGAAGGGCTCGGCACCAGAGGCCTTCGGCGTATGGGGGCCGGTGCTGGGCGCGGTGGGGCTGACGGGGACTCCGGCGGACATGGCGGATGCGATTGGGCTGCGCTCCACGCTGGCGCTGTCGCCGTGGGGCATGGCGCAGGCGTACCGGCTGCTGGCGGAGGCACGGCCGGACGTGCTGGCGCTGCTGGCGGACAACGTCGCGCGCGGCACGCTGTCGGAGCTGCCCACGTCGAAGGCGCTGGCAGGTGTGGCCACCAAGACGGGCACGGTGCGCGATGCCGCGAGCCGGCCGCAGTACGGGTGGATTGCGGCGGTGGACAAGGACCTGGTGCTGGTGGCGGTGCGGCCGGGGAAGATGCCGCGCCACTTCGCGCAGGAGATTCCCGAGGTGCTCTTCCGCGTGCGCCGGCAGGCCGGGCTGGAGGCCGCGCGCGTGCAGGTGCTGGGGCTGTTGCCCGCGAAGGACGTGGAGGCGCAGTGCCCCGGCGCGGGCTTCGCGTTGGACGGAGGCACGCCGCGCGCCGCACCGGCGCAGTGGTCGCGACTGGATGGGCTCACGGCACGAGGCGCGGCGGTGTGTCTGGGAATGCCGTGGCGCGTGCGCTTTCCCAACGGGCCGGAGCAGGGCAGGGACTACGCGGGAGTCTTCACGTGGTCCACGCCGCCACCGTACCGGCCGCCTCCGGGCGTGCCCACGTCACCGAGCGCGATGAAGGCGCGGCGTGGCTCCGACTTCGTCTTCCGCACCACGCGCCTGCAATACACGGCGGGCGTGGTGGCGGCGGAGGACGTGACGCTGAAGGGCGAGGCGCGCGTGGCGCTGGCGCGGGTGGTGGCGCACAACGAGCAGCACAGCCGTCACGCGGGCCGGCCCGTCTGCGACACCACGCACTGCCAGGCCTTCCGGGGCACCGTGCGGGTGCAGCGCGACGAGGCGAAGGCCCTGGGCCTGCCGCCGCTGAAGTGGGACGAGTGGCTGCTCTTCTCGCAGGGCGGGGAGGAGCCGTGGAAGGAGACGCGCCCTCGCGTGGACGTGGAGGGACTGCTGGGCCGCGCGCTGGTGTCGCTGCGCTTCGAGAAGGGGAGGGCGCTGTTCATCCTCACGAAGACGGAGGGCGACTCGACGTACGAGTCCGCGGGCTCGCTGCCGTGCGACTTGCTGCGCTCCGGATTGAAGCTGCCGTCATGTCCGCGCACGGCCTCGTTCGACGGTCCGAGCATCGTCTTCGAGGGACGAGGACGGGGCCACGGCGAAGGCCTGGACGTGGAGGCCGCGAAGGCGAGCGGGCTCGACAGCGACACGATTCTCCACGAGGCCTACGGCCGTCAACGCCCGGTGCCGCAGGACGACGCCGGGAGCTGA
- a CDS encoding DUF4150 domain-containing protein has protein sequence MGTSVGVNKLSVVHKDSNGVTVAMPDICKTPSPGGPVPIPYPNIARSADTANGSETVEVEGKPVCLKDSNFSTSTGDEAGTAGGGVASGKTKGKAEFVNYSFDVKFEGKNVARALDLMTHNDKNTPPFPLMQPPVMAPEKGPDDSTCVCCKKPF, from the coding sequence ATGGGAACCTCGGTTGGCGTGAACAAGCTGTCGGTGGTCCACAAGGACTCCAACGGCGTGACGGTGGCCATGCCGGACATCTGCAAGACGCCCAGCCCGGGTGGCCCGGTCCCCATTCCCTACCCGAACATCGCGCGCTCCGCGGACACGGCGAACGGCAGCGAGACGGTGGAGGTGGAAGGCAAGCCCGTGTGTCTCAAGGACTCGAACTTCAGCACCAGCACGGGGGATGAAGCCGGGACCGCGGGCGGCGGTGTGGCCTCGGGCAAGACGAAGGGCAAGGCGGAGTTCGTCAACTACTCCTTCGACGTGAAGTTCGAGGGGAAGAACGTTGCCAGGGCCCTGGACCTGATGACCCACAACGACAAGAACACGCCGCCCTTTCCGCTCATGCAGCCTCCCGTCATGGCCCCCGAAAAGGGGCCGGATGATTCGACGTGCGTCTGCTGCAAGAAGCCGTTCTAG
- a CDS encoding ubiquitin-conjugating enzyme E2, with protein sequence MNVRHRRLVADHRMVMSSFADHPYIRVLEATGEPPERYKLEYRVQGLVMQGEQVVPKSEHLVEVFLTLGYPRQAPQCRMLTPVFHPNIAPHAICIGDHWSAGESLAALIVRIGELITFQSYNVKSPLNGAAARWAEEHMARLPIQRVDLSARMDVAPAPQSASS encoded by the coding sequence ATGAACGTGAGACACCGTCGGCTGGTCGCGGACCATCGCATGGTCATGAGTAGCTTCGCGGACCACCCCTACATCCGAGTGCTCGAAGCGACGGGTGAACCTCCCGAGCGCTACAAGCTGGAGTACCGGGTGCAGGGACTGGTGATGCAGGGCGAGCAGGTGGTGCCCAAGAGCGAGCACCTGGTGGAGGTGTTCCTGACGCTGGGCTACCCGCGCCAGGCGCCGCAGTGCCGGATGCTCACGCCCGTGTTCCATCCCAACATCGCTCCGCACGCTATCTGCATCGGCGACCACTGGAGCGCGGGCGAGTCGCTCGCGGCGCTCATCGTGCGCATCGGCGAGCTGATTACGTTCCAGAGCTACAACGTGAAGAGCCCGCTCAACGGCGCGGCCGCACGCTGGGCCGAGGAGCACATGGCTCGCTTGCCCATCCAGCGCGTCGACCTCTCGGCGCGGATGGACGTGGCGCCTGCGCCGCAGAGCGCGTCGTCCTGA
- a CDS encoding RING finger protein — protein MSELQHQSASDFAGVVCGICQTGIQAEESVGTCPACQSPFHAECWAENGGCAQYGCAHMPSATPAETGVAARTYWGQEEKECPGCGQQIKVAALRCRHCGAVFSSDQPMTSVEAESQFQVGERRAAAGTAALWLFVAGLLPCTAPLALAVGGLWYLGNRDVVRRMPSQRRVMALVGLGASVVTTSVLLLAALFLGQ, from the coding sequence GTGTCCGAGCTCCAGCACCAGTCCGCCTCCGACTTCGCGGGTGTCGTCTGCGGCATCTGCCAGACGGGCATCCAGGCCGAGGAGTCGGTGGGCACCTGCCCCGCCTGCCAGTCGCCGTTCCATGCCGAGTGCTGGGCGGAGAATGGCGGCTGCGCGCAGTACGGCTGCGCCCACATGCCGTCCGCCACGCCGGCCGAGACGGGCGTGGCCGCGCGCACGTACTGGGGCCAGGAGGAGAAGGAGTGCCCCGGCTGCGGGCAGCAGATAAAAGTCGCGGCCCTGCGCTGCCGCCACTGCGGTGCCGTCTTCTCCTCGGACCAGCCGATGACGTCCGTGGAGGCGGAGAGCCAGTTCCAGGTGGGTGAGCGCCGCGCGGCCGCGGGCACCGCGGCGCTGTGGCTCTTCGTCGCGGGGCTGTTGCCCTGCACGGCGCCGCTGGCGCTGGCGGTGGGTGGGCTCTGGTATCTGGGCAACCGCGACGTGGTGCGCCGGATGCCGTCGCAGCGCCGGGTGATGGCGCTCGTCGGTCTGGGCGCCTCGGTCGTCACCACGAGCGTGCTGCTTCTGGCGGCGCTCTTCCTCGGACAGTGA
- a CDS encoding Imm49 family immunity protein — MRYHEENAVTAVQLLTRDLESEPRSAEERERVLFHLSRHCRIAALAGLLGRADVGAFHERLRQSGTWRLRMLRERATQARPFSRFTGAAQIAPLCDALAAGDEPLARDIAVASAPEWVARKEFEDDFFYGRLLCGFVAGGLPAGATTDDLMAGLIRSTEDETAPRVRVCQALLTRDSEAFLAALLELLERHGAWYQARTGTMLAREPAFELERSVCMEGLALLQLAAKHGLSLDLDAEYPFVPSIARPGIPPA, encoded by the coding sequence ATGCGCTACCACGAAGAGAATGCAGTCACCGCCGTCCAACTCCTGACGAGGGACCTCGAGAGCGAGCCACGCTCCGCCGAGGAACGTGAGCGCGTCCTCTTCCACCTGTCGCGACACTGCCGCATCGCCGCCCTCGCCGGGCTGCTGGGGCGCGCGGATGTCGGAGCCTTCCACGAACGCCTGCGGCAATCAGGCACCTGGCGGCTGCGCATGCTCCGCGAGCGCGCCACGCAAGCCCGGCCCTTCAGTCGCTTCACGGGTGCGGCACAGATTGCGCCGCTATGTGACGCCCTTGCCGCCGGAGACGAGCCGCTGGCCCGCGACATCGCCGTGGCGTCCGCTCCCGAATGGGTGGCGCGCAAGGAATTCGAGGACGACTTCTTCTACGGGCGGCTCCTGTGCGGGTTCGTCGCCGGAGGACTCCCAGCAGGGGCAACCACTGACGACCTGATGGCGGGCCTCATTCGCAGCACGGAAGATGAAACGGCTCCCCGTGTTCGCGTCTGCCAGGCCCTGCTGACGCGCGACTCCGAGGCATTCCTCGCTGCATTGCTGGAGCTCCTGGAGCGCCATGGCGCCTGGTACCAGGCCAGGACGGGCACCATGCTGGCTCGCGAGCCCGCGTTCGAACTGGAGCGCTCCGTTTGCATGGAGGGACTTGCCCTTCTCCAGCTCGCCGCGAAGCACGGCCTCTCCCTGGACCTGGACGCGGAGTACCCGTTCGTTCCCAGCATCGCCCGGCCCGGTATCCCCCCAGCGTGA
- a CDS encoding trypsin-like peptidase domain-containing protein has protein sequence MTAPESERIRIDPEEVARAVPPPPPHLYASRQAVPRVEAPPRVDRLAVGALVLSLLGIPLVGCLMGPIAIICGALALSRLYGREDVRGSGMALAGLLLGAVEFVGWMGVLFWSLATPSAIRPQPTPPPSVLNSNAQGLADAPLHIRKALLANVRLTCSGGESILGSGINVASGDGRTLLLTNRHVADCGQGAALRVAFHDGEDVEGRVLWLGPDGVDLAVVEARSGHERRSEVMPLNARHAARVGDGVFAVGNPLGYDTTYTVGVLSAVRRVPMGPLEGRVYQVQAGINPGNSGGGLYTSAGGLIGINTWAVERTRSEGLGFAISVDTIAEALRGADASLRGLVPTSSEEGSSR, from the coding sequence ATGACGGCCCCCGAGTCCGAGCGCATTCGCATCGACCCCGAGGAGGTGGCGCGCGCCGTGCCGCCGCCTCCGCCGCACCTGTACGCCTCGCGCCAAGCAGTGCCCCGCGTGGAGGCACCGCCCCGCGTGGACCGGCTGGCGGTGGGCGCGCTGGTGCTGTCGCTCCTCGGCATTCCGCTGGTGGGCTGCCTCATGGGGCCCATCGCCATCATCTGCGGGGCGCTGGCGCTCTCGCGGCTGTACGGGCGCGAGGACGTGCGCGGCTCGGGCATGGCGCTGGCGGGGCTGCTGCTCGGGGCGGTGGAATTCGTTGGGTGGATGGGTGTCCTCTTCTGGTCGCTCGCCACGCCCTCGGCCATCCGCCCGCAGCCGACTCCGCCGCCGTCGGTGCTCAACTCGAATGCGCAGGGGCTCGCGGACGCGCCGCTCCACATCCGCAAGGCGCTGCTCGCCAACGTGCGTCTGACGTGCAGCGGTGGAGAGTCCATCCTCGGCTCGGGCATCAACGTGGCGAGCGGTGACGGCCGCACGCTGCTGCTCACCAACCGCCACGTGGCGGACTGCGGCCAGGGCGCGGCCCTGCGCGTCGCCTTCCACGACGGAGAGGACGTGGAGGGACGCGTCCTGTGGCTGGGCCCGGATGGAGTGGACCTGGCCGTGGTGGAGGCGCGCTCGGGGCATGAGCGCCGCTCCGAGGTGATGCCCCTGAATGCCCGCCACGCGGCGCGCGTGGGGGACGGCGTGTTCGCGGTGGGCAACCCGCTGGGCTACGACACCACGTACACCGTGGGCGTGCTCTCGGCGGTGCGGCGCGTGCCCATGGGCCCGTTGGAAGGCCGCGTGTATCAGGTGCAGGCGGGCATCAACCCGGGCAACAGCGGTGGCGGGCTGTACACCTCGGCCGGGGGCCTCATCGGTATCAACACCTGGGCGGTGGAGCGCACGCGCTCCGAGGGCCTGGGGTTCGCCATCAGCGTGGACACCATCGCCGAGGCGCTGCGCGGGGCGGATGCCTCGCTGCGCGGGCTCGTGCCAACATCTTCGGAGGAAGGGAGCTCCCGATGA
- a CDS encoding imm11 family protein, whose protein sequence is MNFLPWLSDDEDDAFAWVTYAPNTLRNEPKEWELHEGVSVRHWFPKNVIFPLADDWGIELTDSIPNSLNLLFASERLKVFLEEHSGARIEFLPIQLQNQKDRLVPEPYYLLNLLEVVECVDLEKSKFRRSAMDPEFIAWFNHLVLDEARIPPQAKLFRLKEKPNLILVREDLAQTIIDADYNGMMFLYLEEYGREWGGR, encoded by the coding sequence ATGAACTTCCTTCCCTGGCTCTCTGACGACGAAGACGACGCCTTTGCCTGGGTCACCTATGCGCCCAACACCTTGCGGAATGAGCCCAAGGAGTGGGAACTGCATGAGGGAGTTTCCGTAAGGCATTGGTTTCCCAAGAACGTCATCTTTCCCCTGGCGGATGACTGGGGCATCGAGCTCACGGACTCCATCCCCAACTCCCTCAACCTTCTCTTCGCATCGGAGCGGTTGAAGGTCTTCCTGGAGGAGCATTCGGGCGCCCGAATCGAGTTCCTTCCCATCCAGCTCCAGAACCAGAAGGACAGGCTCGTTCCAGAGCCGTACTACCTTCTGAATCTGCTGGAGGTCGTGGAGTGCGTCGACTTGGAGAAATCGAAGTTTCGTCGGTCCGCGATGGACCCGGAGTTCATCGCGTGGTTCAACCATCTCGTTCTCGATGAGGCGCGGATTCCCCCTCAAGCAAAGCTCTTCCGGCTCAAGGAGAAGCCCAACCTCATCCTGGTCCGCGAGGACCTTGCCCAGACGATTATCGACGCGGACTACAACGGGATGATGTTCCTGTACCTGGAGGAGTACGGCAGGGAGTGGGGAGGCCGCTGA
- a CDS encoding AHH domain-containing protein yields MALSATKAHILWNHPMKAVLYRTQEYRKNGITHIEGNEGKRSRVYDNDDKISKHLKANGIGTRVEGATAGDALHAAGYHFKHFTAGNAGKPYPNEGHHILPCELFSRRSEEGGKQGGVFGTEEFRVLYRLDYDINNGNNIIFLPALTTDCGIHQLPYHVGSHPAYTTKVSKDVEQINALLKKSLEEPCEGWTPPENIPKELKIHEDKYWNWIVIFGENEPGSHINMFRKLVNRHTRRTEPRNGRMQKST; encoded by the coding sequence ATGGCCCTCAGCGCCACGAAGGCACACATCCTCTGGAACCACCCGATGAAGGCGGTGCTGTACCGCACCCAGGAGTACCGCAAGAACGGCATCACCCATATCGAGGGTAACGAGGGCAAGCGCTCGCGCGTCTACGACAACGACGACAAGATTTCGAAGCACCTGAAGGCGAATGGCATCGGGACCCGCGTCGAAGGCGCGACGGCTGGAGACGCACTGCACGCCGCTGGCTATCACTTCAAGCACTTCACGGCCGGCAACGCGGGCAAGCCCTACCCGAACGAGGGCCACCACATCCTGCCGTGCGAGCTGTTCAGCCGCAGGAGCGAGGAAGGTGGCAAGCAGGGTGGCGTCTTCGGGACCGAGGAGTTCCGGGTCCTCTACCGGCTGGATTACGACATCAACAACGGCAACAACATCATCTTCCTTCCGGCACTCACTACGGACTGCGGCATCCACCAGTTGCCCTACCACGTGGGCAGTCACCCGGCCTACACGACCAAGGTGTCGAAGGACGTCGAGCAGATCAATGCCTTGCTCAAGAAGAGCCTGGAGGAGCCTTGCGAAGGCTGGACGCCGCCTGAAAACATTCCGAAGGAACTGAAGATTCACGAGGACAAATACTGGAACTGGATTGTCATTTTTGGCGAGAACGAGCCGGGCTCCCACATCAACATGTTCCGCAAGCTGGTCAACCGACACACGAGAAGGACGGAGCCTCGGAATGGAAGAATGCAGAAGTCGACGTGA